The following are encoded in a window of Candidatus Margulisiibacteriota bacterium genomic DNA:
- a CDS encoding NAD+ synthase, with amino-acid sequence MKKDSRKKIRIALCQMNALAGGIDSNRDKIGANLEKCREEGCDLAVFPELAVTGYPPEDLLLKKGFVDDNLKALKDISSKCEKITAVVGFVDHRNGKLFNSAAVVHNRKVVAVYDKICLPNYGVFDEKRYFSQGKASCIIELDGFSFGLLICEDLWDEKGPAKKLASSGADLLLSINASPYSVGKWSEREKAAKQLSVKTGNCFAYLNLVGGQDELVFDGHSFILDRKGKVVSRGRQFEEDILVYDIEASDNKTRRGSGIKIVGIKSKNFPLKTSIKVSNPEPLPRTAEVYKALWLGLRDYVKKNGFKKVVLGLSGGIDSALVAAVSKDALGSDNVKAVFMPSQYTSQQSGEDAFAVAKNLGIECLELPISDIFAQFMKSLAGPFSGTQANIAEENLQARIRGSLLMAFSNKFGYLVLATGNKSEVSTGYSTLYGDMCGGLSVIKDVPKTLVYELVNYRNSVGKVIPESIINRPPTAELKPDQKDQDTLPPYDVLDRIIEGYVEKDMGIEEIVRADGRLPQPIVKHTISMIDRSEYKRRQSAPGIKITPKAFGKDRRMPITNGYNKV; translated from the coding sequence ATGAAAAAAGACAGCAGAAAAAAAATAAGGATAGCCCTTTGTCAGATGAACGCCCTGGCCGGCGGCATCGACAGCAACAGGGACAAGATCGGTGCGAATCTTGAAAAATGCAGGGAGGAAGGCTGCGATCTTGCGGTATTTCCCGAACTTGCCGTAACAGGGTACCCTCCCGAAGACCTGCTGCTAAAAAAGGGCTTTGTCGATGACAATCTTAAGGCCCTCAAAGACATATCGTCCAAATGCGAAAAGATAACCGCAGTTGTGGGGTTTGTCGATCACCGGAACGGGAAGCTGTTTAACTCGGCTGCTGTTGTACACAACAGAAAGGTGGTTGCGGTCTATGATAAGATCTGCCTGCCAAATTACGGCGTTTTTGACGAAAAGCGCTATTTTTCCCAAGGGAAAGCTTCCTGCATAATAGAACTTGACGGATTTTCTTTTGGGCTTCTTATCTGTGAAGACCTCTGGGACGAGAAAGGTCCGGCCAAAAAGCTGGCATCATCCGGAGCGGACCTCTTATTGTCCATAAACGCTTCCCCCTATTCTGTCGGAAAATGGTCGGAACGCGAAAAAGCAGCAAAACAGCTTTCAGTAAAAACGGGGAATTGTTTTGCTTATCTCAATCTTGTCGGGGGCCAGGACGAACTTGTTTTTGACGGACATTCCTTTATTTTGGACAGAAAAGGCAAAGTGGTCTCAAGAGGCAGACAGTTCGAGGAAGACATCCTTGTTTATGATATAGAAGCTTCGGACAATAAGACAAGGAGGGGCTCCGGAATAAAAATTGTTGGGATCAAAAGCAAGAACTTCCCTCTCAAGACCAGCATAAAAGTTTCCAACCCGGAACCGCTTCCAAGGACAGCGGAGGTCTATAAAGCGCTGTGGCTCGGACTCCGCGATTATGTCAAAAAGAACGGCTTCAAGAAAGTGGTCCTTGGCCTTTCCGGAGGTATTGATTCTGCTCTGGTTGCCGCCGTCTCAAAGGACGCACTGGGAAGCGATAATGTAAAAGCCGTATTCATGCCGTCGCAATACACCTCACAGCAGAGCGGAGAAGACGCTTTTGCAGTGGCAAAGAACCTTGGGATAGAATGCCTTGAATTGCCGATCTCAGATATTTTTGCGCAATTTATGAAGTCGCTGGCAGGCCCCTTTTCCGGCACACAGGCCAATATAGCGGAAGAGAACCTCCAGGCCAGGATAAGGGGCAGCCTGCTCATGGCCTTCTCGAACAAATTCGGATATCTGGTGCTTGCAACAGGCAATAAGAGCGAGGTCAGCACAGGATATTCGACGTTATACGGGGACATGTGCGGAGGGCTTTCTGTAATAAAAGATGTGCCAAAAACGCTGGTCTATGAGCTTGTTAATTACAGGAATTCCGTGGGAAAGGTGATACCGGAAAGCATTATAAACAGGCCTCCAACCGCAGAGTTAAAACCGGATCAAAAAGACCAGGACACGCTGCCTCCCTATGATGTGCTGGACAGGATAATCGAGGGGTATGTGGAAAAAGACATGGGCATCGAGGAGATTGTAAGGGCAGACGGCCGTCTGCCCCAACCAATCGTGAAACATACTATATCCATGATCGACCGCAGCGAATACAAACGCCGGCAGTCGGCACCGGGGATCAAGATAACCCCAAAAGCTTTCGGCAAGGACCGCAGGATGCCGATAACTAACGGGTATAACAAAGTTTAG
- a CDS encoding radical SAM protein, whose product MESKANLIKRRLKEANGILASCRLCGHRCGVNRLKGEIGKCGAAPDIEVASYCPHHGEEPFLSGEKGSGTVFFSKCTMKCVYCQNWEISQGGNHIVGAGRDLPLHEIMLNLQSQGCHNINLVTPTHFMPQILQELKIAFEKGLEIPIVYNTNGYDSLELLKILDGIIDVYMPDFKYYDDEKAAKYSNAENYVETAKAGIKEMFRQVGNLRFDENEIAVRGLLVRHLVLPNGISDSKKAVKYLSTISRELWISIMSQYSPQNRAGEYEELNRPLHPEEYWEAVKAAQDLKMENYLIQELESRKELLPDFKRENPFLP is encoded by the coding sequence GTGGAGTCAAAAGCAAACCTGATAAAGAGGCGGCTGAAGGAAGCAAACGGCATCTTGGCTTCCTGCCGTCTTTGCGGGCACCGGTGCGGGGTCAACAGGCTTAAAGGAGAGATAGGAAAATGCGGGGCCGCACCCGATATTGAAGTTGCTTCTTATTGCCCTCATCACGGCGAAGAGCCGTTCCTATCCGGGGAAAAAGGTTCCGGGACAGTATTTTTTTCAAAATGCACTATGAAGTGTGTTTATTGCCAGAACTGGGAGATATCGCAGGGCGGCAATCATATTGTAGGGGCAGGTCGCGACCTGCCCCTACATGAAATCATGTTAAACCTCCAATCCCAAGGTTGCCACAATATTAACCTTGTTACCCCAACCCATTTTATGCCGCAGATACTGCAGGAGTTAAAGATCGCTTTTGAAAAAGGTTTAGAGATCCCGATCGTTTATAATACCAACGGATATGACAGTCTTGAGCTGTTGAAAATCCTTGACGGGATAATTGATGTATATATGCCCGACTTTAAATATTATGACGATGAAAAAGCAGCGAAATATTCGAATGCGGAGAACTATGTTGAGACAGCAAAGGCCGGTATCAAGGAAATGTTCAGACAGGTCGGGAATTTGAGATTTGATGAAAATGAAATTGCAGTAAGAGGACTTCTTGTGCGGCATCTGGTCCTGCCGAACGGGATATCGGACAGCAAGAAAGCCGTCAAATACTTATCCACAATATCCAGGGAGTTGTGGATAAGTATAATGAGCCAGTATAGCCCTCAAAACAGAGCGGGAGAGTACGAAGAACTTAACAGACCTCTGCATCCGGAAGAATACTGGGAGGCGGTAAAAGCGGCACAGGACCTGAAAATGGAGAACTATCTAATTCAGGAATTGGAGTCAAGAAAAGAATTGCTTCCCGACTTTAAGAGGGAAAATCCCTTTCTTCCATAG
- a CDS encoding 4Fe-4S binding protein yields MRKLVAIIEPSKCTGCGICADMCPPKIIKIKDGTASIDELVKCDGLGGCARLCPSKAITMEERDFPS; encoded by the coding sequence ATGAGAAAACTGGTGGCCATAATAGAGCCCTCAAAATGCACGGGCTGCGGCATCTGCGCGGATATGTGCCCGCCAAAGATCATCAAGATAAAGGACGGCACGGCATCTATTGATGAACTGGTAAAGTGCGACGGACTCGGCGGCTGCGCCAGGCTCTGCCCTTCAAAAGCGATCACTATGGAAGAAAGGGATTTTCCCTCTTAA
- the pfkA gene encoding 6-phosphofructokinase: MKKIAVLTTGGDAPGMNAAIRAVVRTAVYNGLKVMGVERGYAGLIDGEIRELEVNSVSGIINRGGTILHTVRCPEFRKRSARRRAVEHIRTNGIDALVIIGGDGSLNASVSLYRDFKVPCVVIPATIDNDLPKTDYTIGFDTAVNTAVEAIDKIRDTATSHERIFIVEVMGREHGFIALEVGLVSGAEVVLIPEAKYSAASVIKEIEKGHKRGKCSSIIVKAEGAGNEAKLAQEIRDKTCLDVRIAVLGHMQRGGAPTAFSRQLACRFGAHAVELLLEGKFNRMVSITCHSITSFPIDEVLRSKKEIDLESYRLTKILAI; encoded by the coding sequence ATAAAGAAAATAGCGGTGTTAACCACGGGCGGAGATGCTCCCGGCATGAATGCTGCCATCCGGGCTGTAGTGAGAACGGCGGTTTACAACGGTCTTAAGGTAATGGGAGTGGAGCGTGGTTATGCCGGCCTGATAGACGGTGAAATAAGAGAGCTCGAAGTTAATTCGGTCAGCGGCATAATCAACAGGGGAGGCACGATTCTTCATACTGTAAGGTGTCCTGAGTTCAGGAAAAGGTCGGCCAGACGCAGGGCCGTTGAACACATAAGGACCAACGGGATAGATGCTCTGGTAATAATAGGCGGCGACGGTTCTCTTAATGCTTCGGTATCCCTGTACAGGGACTTCAAAGTTCCCTGTGTCGTGATACCGGCAACCATAGACAATGATCTTCCAAAAACGGACTATACAATAGGTTTTGATACTGCAGTGAATACCGCGGTCGAAGCTATCGACAAGATACGTGATACCGCCACATCCCACGAGAGGATATTCATAGTTGAGGTAATGGGAAGGGAACACGGATTCATAGCTTTGGAAGTCGGGCTTGTATCAGGAGCCGAGGTGGTGCTTATCCCTGAGGCCAAATATTCGGCCGCTTCAGTGATAAAAGAGATAGAAAAAGGGCACAAAAGAGGCAAGTGCAGCAGCATTATTGTAAAAGCCGAAGGCGCGGGAAATGAAGCCAAACTGGCGCAGGAGATAAGGGACAAGACCTGCCTTGATGTCAGGATAGCGGTGCTGGGCCATATGCAGAGAGGCGGAGCCCCGACGGCCTTTAGCAGGCAGCTGGCGTGCAGATTTGGCGCGCACGCAGTGGAGCTTTTGCTCGAGGGGAAATTCAACCGCATGGTGTCCATAACCTGCCACAGCATTACTTCTTTCCCAATAGACGAAGTGTTGAGGTCCAAAAAAGAGATAGACCTTGAAAGCTACCGTCTGACCAAGATACTGGCGATATAG
- a CDS encoding YunC family protein: protein MQDIKLSNKTAQGDVVPLFGVTMVYAKTDKGFVGCGLFDVNVFDKFGCPAAKVRSPKGPITDMQGLLDSPVVEANSCAKAGGLQEGMTGRDALEKL from the coding sequence GTGCAGGACATAAAACTATCAAACAAGACCGCGCAGGGCGATGTTGTACCTCTTTTTGGCGTGACCATGGTCTATGCAAAGACGGACAAAGGCTTTGTGGGCTGCGGACTGTTCGATGTCAATGTTTTTGACAAATTCGGCTGTCCCGCGGCCAAAGTAAGATCCCCCAAAGGACCCATAACGGATATGCAGGGGCTCCTTGACTCGCCGGTGGTGGAGGCCAATTCCTGCGCAAAGGCGGGGGGCCTTCAAGAAGGCATGACTGGCAGGGATGCCCTTGAAAAATTATGA
- a CDS encoding EamA family transporter: protein MNYYWLAVLTSVIWGIAPILEKLGLSRVEPLTGLFYRSLAVLLGLIFLGFFMIKPHELRSADLRSIGLIMAGGFLASFVAQVLFYHSLKIGDVSKVVPISGSYPLVAFILGVILLGEAITPAKIAGCLCVILGIWLLK from the coding sequence ATGAATTATTACTGGCTTGCCGTTCTTACTTCGGTCATCTGGGGCATTGCGCCTATACTAGAAAAGCTTGGCCTTTCCAGGGTTGAGCCGCTGACCGGATTGTTTTACAGGAGCCTGGCGGTACTTCTCGGGCTTATATTCCTTGGTTTCTTTATGATCAAGCCTCATGAACTGCGGAGTGCGGACCTTAGATCGATCGGCCTCATAATGGCAGGCGGTTTTCTGGCAAGCTTTGTTGCCCAGGTGCTTTTCTACCACAGCCTTAAGATCGGGGATGTGTCAAAAGTCGTTCCTATTTCCGGCAGCTATCCACTGGTCGCCTTTATTCTGGGCGTCATCCTCCTTGGGGAAGCGATCACCCCAGCCAAGATAGCAGGCTGCCTGTGCGTGATACTCGGGATATGGCTGCTGAAGTAA